In Plodia interpunctella isolate USDA-ARS_2022_Savannah chromosome 17, ilPloInte3.2, whole genome shotgun sequence, one genomic interval encodes:
- the LOC128677185 gene encoding uncharacterized protein LOC128677185 — MKYKNKMAHRWREEETVAFVNMYKQSRCLWDINDKHYKNRHARLSALKMMIQSLEIPGLTVYDVKTKIKNLRSTYHQVVKKVENCRKDGHVYVPRLVWFDTFTEIINSENKKNVKEEFSNASSDTVNESSTDGYFDSPHTQSPEPDNDTENYESKAEIHFAEVCSYSPPKKKQATVSKDKINTLLEKIQRLEQGMSSQSTGLNNLDEFQLFAMSIAEQLKQLPLVTALRLQVEIQNLVANERISATNSNE, encoded by the exons atgaaatataaaaacaaaatggcgcatAGATGGAGGGAGGAGGAAACGGTGGCTTTTGTGAACATGTACAAGCAATCACGATGTCTTTGGGATATCAACGATAAGCATTATAAAAATCGACACGCGCGTCTATCGGCGCTCAAAATGATGATACAGTCGCTAGAAATCCCTGGACTAACAGTGTACGATGTCAAAACAAAGATTAAGAACCTGAGATCGACATACCATCAGGTTGTGAAGAAGGTTGAAAATTGCAGGAAAGATGGTCATGTTTATGTCCCTCGGTTGGTATGGTTTGATACATTTACAGAAATTATCAACagcgaaaataaaaagaatgtaAAAGAGGAGTTTTCTAATGCG AGTTCGGACACTGTGAATGAGTCTTCCACTGATGGATACTTTGACAGTCCGCACACACAAAGCCCTGAACCTGATAATGACACAGAAAACTACGAAAGCAAGGCAGAAATCCATTTTGCGGAAGTGTGCAGTTACAGTCCGCCAAAGAAAAAGCAAGCTACAGTGTCTAAGGATAAAATTAACACATTATTGGAAAAGATACAGAGATTGGAGCAAGGCATGTCGTCACAATCAACGGGCTTAAATAACTTGGATGAGTTTCAACTGTTTGCAATGAGTATAGCCGAGCAATTGAAACAGTTACCTCTGGTTACAGCATTGAGGTTACAGGTAGAAATACAAAACCTTGTCGCAAATGAGAGAATCAGTGCTACAAATTCCAATGAGTGA